In the genome of Capricornis sumatraensis isolate serow.1 chromosome 4, serow.2, whole genome shotgun sequence, the window CTcttgacccccacccccacccttacCCCTGGCCAGTTCAGAGAAGCCTAGAGGCCCCCAGGAGCATAGCCTCATGCTCTGTGAAGTGAACTCAGCTTCACTAACCTTCCCAGCAGAGTTGAGGAAAGTTCTAATATAGATGTCAGTCAGGACTATGAACCCCAACTTTGACATGAAGAGAAAGGCAGACTCCTCCAGTCCCCCTGTTCTTGGTCCTTTCTTCTCGGAGCCTCACACCAGCCctgaccccatccccaccctcacACCCGTGGCTCTGCTCATCTCCCCattgaggagggagggggaaatgCTGCAGCTTTATCTGATGCACCAGAGCAAGCCTGCCCGCCGCAGCTGTGAAGGGGTTAAGAGGCTGGGCCAGTCACCTCAGCCTGCCCCTCCCAGGGATTAAAAGTCCTCTATAAAGGGGACTGTCCATCCAGATCAAGCCAGGGGGGTGTCAGGGACCCAGGCGTTGTGCCCATCCCCCCTGCCATGTGGGAATTGCGATCAGCCTCCTTCTGGAGGGCTATATTTGCTGAGTTCTTTGCCACCCtcttctatgtcttctttggactgGGGGCCTCACTGCGTTGGGCCCCTGGACCCCTGGATGTCTTACAGGTGGCTCTGGCCTTTGGCCTGGCCCTGGCTACACTGGTGCAGGCTGTGGGCCACATCAGTGGAGCCCATGTCAACCCTGCAGTCACTTTCGCCTTCCTTGTGGGCTCCCAGATGTCCCTGCTCCGTGCCATCTGCTACGTGGTCGCCCAACTGCTGGGAGCCGTGGCTGGGGCTGCCGTGCTCTACAGTGTTACCCCCGCTGCCGTCCGAGGAAACCTAGCACTTAACACGGTAATGGTTGGCTGAGTGGGGCTGGGGGACTTGGTGCCTTGACTTCCTCCTGTGCAGGTAAATCAATTCCCCTGGGGGTCtgggactctgtgtgtgtgtgtgtgtgtgtgtgtgtgtgtgtggtgtgtggtgtgtggatgTTTAGGGTGGGGAGGATCAACACGTACTGTGGAGGGGTATGGAAGTCATCAAGCCCTGGACCTGAGTTCAGGTCCCAGCTTTTCTTCTGGTGCCTAGCAGGTTCTTGAGGAAACTTATTTTACTTTatggagtctcagtttcctcatcctctACTATGCAGGAATATTAGTAGGAGCAATTAAGGAGCAAATACAATTACTGTGAAGGAGGTGCTAATATCGTTCCTCTCCAGGGAACGGATGTCATAAAGGGGTTCCTGCCTGGGAAGCAATGAGGCGGTAAGGCTGTGGCAGCCCTGAGACACTGcctctcttcttcttcctttgcCCAGTTGCACCCTGGGGTGAGTGTGGGCCAGGCCACCATAGTGGAGATCTTCCTGACGCTCCAGTTCGTGCTCTGCATCTTCGCCACATACGACGAGAGGCGGAATGGCCGCCTGGGCTCCGTGGCCCTGGCCGTTGGCTTCTCCCTCACCCTGGGGCACCTCTTTGGGGTAAGTAGGAGAAGGGAGCAACTTCTAGTTTTAAAATTCCAGGGCCCCCAAACCTTTGCCAACTTCTAAGCATTCTTCCTGCTCACTTCACTGTCAAACATGAACATGATCCACCTCCTTCTGTATCAGACAGCACAGAGGAATGAATCCTGCTGTGTTCCCCTCTCTAGTAACAGCTGTAGCTAGTCCTTGACTCCACTGTAGAAAGGCATGCCTTCTGGGAAGACATGGGCTTTGCCAGGGAACCCATAGTCTGTCCTCCGACGGGCATTAGTGACCCCACTGTGGGACTTCCATGCACGTTGTCATCCCTACTTGCTGCTGGCTACAGACAAGGTGCCAACCCTTGGAGGGCAGGTGGGTGGTGGGCGAGAAGCTAGGCTGGAGTAGGGGGGAAAAGTGTCTCAGTTACAACTGTGTCTTTTGCAGATGTATTATACTGGTGCAGGCATGAACCCTGCCCGCTCCTTTGCTCCTGCCATTCTTACCAGAAACTTCACCAACCATTGGGTGAGTAAGAGGAGGAGGGCCAGATCCTGAAGCCCTCCTGGATGGGTGTGGACTGCAGGTTCGAGGTTTGGTTCCTGCTTCCTATCTGGATGTGCTGACTATTCTACCAGCCCTCAGCTAAGGGGGCTGTCACAGAGTTTGCCTGCCTGTGTGAACAGGATTCATTATTTTGCTCAAGATGGACTCTTGCTCATATTGTTCCTTCACTAGTTAGtcagggccttttttttttttttttttttttactaaatatttGCTGGATTCCAAAACTAGGAGCTATGAGGACAGACTACTGAACAGGAAGACAAAAGCTTCTAGTCTCAAGAGGCTGGGATATGTATAAGTACAAATGGGCCTCAGCCTCGTCCCTGTTCTAGCACGTCACTAGCCTCATGTGTGATCATGACAAATAACTCAGTCCTTCTGCACCTTGGTTTCCTTAACTACACAATGGGAtgttatgagaaataaatgtgaaaatcatATGTTTGGAATATTTAGCACAGAATCTGATACAGAGTAAGTCCTCAATAAAAATCGGCTATTCTTGTATTGTCTGGCCCTATGCCAGTCAAGCACAtgtaaataattcaaaaaaattttcaaagctGTACACTCATTTTCatggtagcattattcacaatagccaaaaggtggaagcaatccaagtgccccacacagatgaaaagataaacaaaatgtagtataaatgtagtatatacatacagtgaaacagtattcagtcttaaaaaagaaggaaattctataCATGGTAAATAAAACATGGAGGAACCTTCAGGaaattatgctcagtgaaataagccaatcagaAAAAGGCTCATATATTTCTACCTATATGAGGTATTTATTTCAATGAATGGTCATATtcattgaaacaaacaaaatggtAGGTAACAGGGGCTAGGGAGTGGGGGATATGGGAAGTTGTTTAATAGGTGttgagtttcagttttgtaagataAAAAAATTTCTGGTGATGGGCTATACAACAACATCAGTATACtgaacactactgaactgtacaattATAAATGGTTAAgacggtaaattttatgttatgtgtaatTTACTacagttaaaaagaaattttcaaagcaatatggagggacttccctggtggcccagtggctaaaactctgagctcccaatgcagggggcccaggtttggtcccacgtcaggaaactagatcctccatgctgcaacaaagaccttgggcagccaaataaataaatattaaaagacaaaacaaaaagcaatatgGAAACTAGTACAAATTGATagcaaaaaaatagaatatacatGTGCTAAGAAGGTATGGGATAAAGGAATAACTTAATGagtcagaaaataaatgaattttgaaaTGCAGGCTATGGAGCAGTCCAGGAGTTTTAAAACGAACACTGACGTCTGCTTAAATAGTGCCCAATT includes:
- the MIP gene encoding lens fiber major intrinsic protein, which translates into the protein MWELRSASFWRAIFAEFFATLFYVFFGLGASLRWAPGPLDVLQVALAFGLALATLVQAVGHISGAHVNPAVTFAFLVGSQMSLLRAICYVVAQLLGAVAGAAVLYSVTPAAVRGNLALNTLHPGVSVGQATIVEIFLTLQFVLCIFATYDERRNGRLGSVALAVGFSLTLGHLFGMYYTGAGMNPARSFAPAILTRNFTNHWVYWVGPVIGAGLGSLLYDFLLFPRLKSVSERLSILKGARPSESNGQPEVTGEPVELKTQAL